In a single window of the Cucumis melo cultivar AY chromosome 11, USDA_Cmelo_AY_1.0, whole genome shotgun sequence genome:
- the LOC103496243 gene encoding uncharacterized protein LOC103496243, whose protein sequence is MAQRQVEERLEGTEKEVLGLKEMMREMKKTMERLAEEMRESQYYKKKEESGTFDGFVMKLKGKMEELDVTAEVNTNTVDRSKYKKLEMPMFLGENPESWVYRVEHFFEINNLSEAEKVKVAVVSFGQDEVDWYRWSHNPKKVESWEDLKTRMFEFFRDTGQKSLGARLIWIQQDGSYNEYVKNFVNYSAPLPYMAESVLRDAFLTGLEPTLQAEVVSRHPQTLEECMMEALLVNDCNLALKLSRAELGIHKYKGGEPANTKAPVSNEKGNPRKNEFQMKQITIPLKGSYQKGDPPVKRLSDAEFRSRLERGLCFRCNEKYSHGHHCKIKEKRELMLFILNEEESADEGENSETQREKIMELKQLDTLEEAVIEYRTITSLTTKGTMKLQGEVKGKAIIVLIDSGATHNFIHYELVKEKRIPMESDTQFRVTIGDGTSCKGKGICRRVEIKLEGLTVVADFLAVELGKVDVVLGMQWLDTTSTMKVH, encoded by the coding sequence ATGGCGCAGCGACAAGTGGAAGAAAGGCTGGAAGGAACAGAAAAAGAAGTACTGGGCCTTAAGGAGATGATGCGCGAAATGAAAAAAACCATGGAAAGGCTGGCGGAAGAGATGAGAGAGAGCCAATATTATAAGAAAAAGGAGGAGTCAGGCACCTTCGATGGATTCGTCATGAAGCTAAAAGGCAAAATGGAAGAGTTGGATGTCACGGCTGAGGTGAACACAAACACAGTAGATCGGAGCAAGTACAAGAAGTTGGAGATGCCAATGTTCTTGGGAGAAAATCCAGAGTCCTGGGTATATCGTGTAGAgcatttttttgaaattaacAACCTCTCGGAAGCTGAGAAAGTGAAGGTGGCTGTGGTGAGTTTTGGACAAGATGAAGTAGATTGGTATAGATGGAGTCACAACCCTAAGAAAGTAGAATCATGGGAGGATTTAAAAACCCGAATGTTTGAGTTCTTTAGGGATACCGGACAGAAGAGTTTGGGGGCCAGGCTTATATGGATTCAACAAGATGGATCGTACAATGAGTATGTCAAAAATTTTGTGAACTACTCAGCACCCCTCCCTTACATGGCAGAGAGTGTACTTCGTGATGCCTTCTTGACAGGATTAGAACCGACATTGCAAGCAGAAGTGGTTAGTCGACATCCTCAGACGTTAGAAGAGTGCATGATGGAAGCACTACTGGTTAACGACTGCAATTTGGCTCTCAAATTGTCACGAGCGGAGTTGGGGATTCATAAGTACAAAGGAGGGGAACCAGCTAACACTAAGGCCCCAGTGAGCAACGAAAAAGGGAACCCGAGGAAGAATGAGTTCCAGATGAAACAGATTACCATACCTCTAAAAGGAAGTTATCAAAAAGGGGATCCACCAGTTAAAAGGCTTTCTGATGCGGAGTTTAGATCAAGGCTGGAACGGGGACTCTGTTTTAGGTGTAATGAGAAATACTCTCATGGGCACCATTgtaagataaaagaaaaaagggagcTCATGCTCTTTATACTGAACGAAGAAGAAAGTGCAGATGAGGGGGAAAACTCAGAAACACAAAGGGAAAAGATAATGGAACTCAAACAATTAGACACCTTAGAAGAAGCTGTgatcgaatatcgaaccattACTAGTTTGACCACCAAAGGAACTATGAAACTGCAGGGAGAAGTAAAGGGAAAAGCGATAATTGTGTTGATCGACAGTGGGGCAACCCACAACTTCATTCACTATGAGTTGGTCAAGGAGAAAAGGATACCAATGGAAAGCGACACTCAATTTCGAGTTACCATTGGAGATGGCACGAGTTGTAAGGGAAAAGGTATTTGCAGAAGAGTCGAGATCAAGCTGGAGGGACTGACGGTAGTAGCTGATTTCCTAGCCGTGGAGTTGGGAAAAGTGGATGTAGTTTTGGGAATGCAATGGCTAGATACAACGAGTACCATGAAGGTACATTAG